From one Bacteroides fragilis NCTC 9343 genomic stretch:
- a CDS encoding alpha/beta hydrolase gives MKRRNLFLACLLLFVLPLSAARVDTLMVKSPSMNKEVQVLVVTPDVALGKNAAACPVLYLLHGYGGHAKTWIQIKPNLPEIADEKGIIFVCPDGKDSWYWDSPKNPAYRYETFVSSELVNYIDRNYKTIADRKGRAITGLSMGGHGAMWLGIRHKDVFGAAGSTSGGVDIRPFPKNWSMNKQLGELASNKRIWDEHTVVNQLDKIQNGDLALIIDCGEDDFFLNVNKDFHDRLLGRKIDHDFITRPGEHNGKYWNNSIDYQILFFSKFFAGE, from the coding sequence TGCTTTTATTTGTATTGCCGCTTAGTGCCGCAAGGGTAGATACGCTGATGGTGAAGAGTCCCTCTATGAATAAGGAGGTGCAGGTGTTGGTAGTGACCCCTGATGTTGCTTTGGGAAAAAATGCAGCGGCTTGTCCGGTACTTTACTTGTTGCATGGGTATGGCGGTCATGCTAAGACCTGGATTCAGATAAAACCGAACTTGCCGGAAATAGCAGATGAAAAAGGGATCATTTTTGTGTGTCCCGATGGCAAAGACAGTTGGTACTGGGACAGCCCCAAGAATCCGGCGTACCGATATGAAACGTTTGTTTCTTCAGAGTTAGTGAACTACATTGACCGTAATTATAAAACGATTGCTGATCGGAAGGGACGTGCCATTACCGGTCTCAGCATGGGAGGACATGGGGCAATGTGGTTAGGTATTCGCCATAAAGACGTGTTTGGAGCGGCAGGAAGCACCAGCGGAGGTGTCGATATCCGTCCTTTCCCCAAAAACTGGAGCATGAACAAGCAGTTGGGTGAACTGGCCTCAAATAAAAGAATATGGGATGAACATACGGTAGTCAATCAACTCGACAAGATTCAGAATGGTGATCTTGCTTTAATTATAGATTGCGGTGAGGATGATTTTTTTCTGAATGTGAACAAAGACTTTCACGATCGGTTGTTGGGCCGCAAGATAGATCATGATTTTATTACCCGTCCCGGTGAACACAATGGAAAATACTGGAATAATTCCATTGATTATCAGATTCTTTTCTTCAGCAAGTTCTTTGCCGGAGAGTAA